The following coding sequences lie in one Vitis vinifera cultivar Pinot Noir 40024 chromosome 19, ASM3070453v1 genomic window:
- the LOC100249755 gene encoding general transcription and DNA repair factor IIH subunit TFB1-1 isoform X1, whose product MSGEVLKRARYKTSVKDSGVAGVLKMTEDKFVFMPNDPTSSARFDVEFRFIKGHKFSKGGSNKPALLNLTQDSEKGGGYIFEFENYPDREVCREFVGKALAKFSEASKAGSEQSAVKLFDEQLSTIEMERRIKLLREDSELQKLHKQFVLSGVLTEAEFWATRKKLLDGNTSRTSKQRVGFKSAMISDLKPLTDGRTNRVTFNLTPEIIHQIFAEKPAVHQAFLNFVPNKMTEKDFWNKYCRAEYLHCTRNTVAAAAEAAEDEELAVFLKHDDILANEARRKIRRVDPTLDMEADQGDDYMHLPDHGIFRDGSKEIIDPQYEQYRRTLSQDLNRHAAVVLEGRPIDVELEDTRTVAEALAKSKRVEAANEKSDGSVTRERLERISRMTEIEDLQAPRDLPFAALCIKDPRDYFDSQQANALKTLGDTLAGSKQIKCSLSTQEAYGSLRGFISEIKSVGLSDPIVKPDIALKVLNGLTQNISSTKFHLGKNPQESVLDRLPIITKEELLHHWTSIQELLRHFWSSYPITTTYLYTKASRLKDAMSQIYPKLQEIKESVQSDFRHQVSLLVQPMLQALDAAFAHYDADQQKRSARSGERPNGFV is encoded by the exons ATGTCTGGCGAGGTCCTGAAGCGTGCTAGGTACAAGACGTCAGTCAAGGACTCTGGAGTTGCGGGTGTTctgaaaatg ACTGAGGACAAATTTGTATTCATGCCTAATGACCCCACATCATCTGCAAGGTTCGATGTTGAGTTTCGGTTCATTAAAG GTCACAAATTTAGCAAGGGGGGATCAAATAAACCTGCATTGCTTAATCTCACACAAGATTCCGAAAAG GGTGGAGGTTACATTTTTGAGTTTGAAAACTATCCAGACCGTGAAGTTTGCCGAGAATTTGTGGGTAA AGCCCTTGCAAAATTCAGTGAGGCTTCAAAAGCTGGTTCTGAACAATCTGCGGTTAAACTTTTTGATGAGCAACTTAGTACCATAGAAATGGAGCGCCGGATAAAGCTACTGCGAGAGGATAG TGAGTTGCAGAAACTTCATAAGCAATTTGTACTCAGTGGTGTCTTGACAGAAGCTGAATTTTGGGCAACTAGGAAG AAATTGCTGGATGGGAATACTAGTAGAACTTCAAAACAACGTGTGGGATTCAAAAGTGCCATGATATCGGATCTTAAACCATTGACTGATGGTCGG ACAAACAGAGTTACATTTAACTTGACACCAGAAATAATTCATCAG atttttgcTGAGAAACCAGCTGTTCATCAGgcatttttgaattttgttccCAATAAG ATGACAGAAAAGGACTTCTGGAACAAATATTGTAGAGCCGAATACCTTCATTGTACGAGAAACACAGTTGCTGCTGCAGCAGAGGCTGCTGAAGATGAGGAACTTGCTGTTTTCTTGAAGCATGATGATATATTGGCCAATGAAGCTCGGCGGAAG ATCAGACGGGTTGATCCAACTTTGGACATGGAGGCTGACCAGGGGGATGATTATATGCATCTTCCG GATCATGGTATCTTTCGTGATGGTAGCAAGGAAATTATTGACCCACAATATGAGCAATATAGAAGGACTCTTTCACAAGACCTTAATCGGCATGCTGCAGTTGTTCTTGAAGGAAGACCTATAG ATGTGGAGTTGGAAGACACAAGAACTGTAGCAGAGGCTCTTGCCAAGTCGAAACGGG TTGAGGCAGCTAATGAAAAATCTGATGGGAGTGTAACCCGGGAAAGATTAGAAAGGATTTCTCGGATGACTGAGATTGAGGATCTTCAGGCACCTCGTGACCTTCCATTTGCAGCACTTTGCATTAAG GATCCTCGTGACTATTTTGATTCCCAACAAGCGAATGCATTAAAAACTTTGGGAGACACCCTAGCCGGATCAAAGCAAATAAAATGCAGCCTGAGCACCCAGGAAGCATatggttctttgagaggatttATTTCTGAGATCAAATCTGTAGGATTAAGTGATCCCATAGTTAAACCTGATATTGCTCTTAAG GTTCTTAATGGGTTGACCCAGAATATCTCAAGTACCAAGTTCCATCTTGGGAAGAATCCTCAAGAAAGCGTTCTGGATAGATTGCCAATCATTACTAAAGAGGAATTGCTACAT CATTGGACCTCAATTCAAGAATTACTGAGACATTTCTGGTCGTCATATCCAATTACAACTACATATCTTTATACTAAG GCAAGCAGGCTAAAAGATGCCATGTCTCAAATTTATCCAAAGCTACAG GAGATAAAGGAATCTGTGCAGTCTGATTTTAGGCATCAAGTTTCCCTCCTTGTTCAACCAATGCTTCAG GCTCTAGATGCTGCTTTTGCACATTATGATGCAGACCAACAGAAGAGATCAGCGCGAAGTGGAGAAAGACCCAATGGATTTGTCTAG
- the LOC100249755 gene encoding general transcription and DNA repair factor IIH subunit TFB1-1 isoform X3, protein MSGEVLKRARYKTSVKDSGVAGVLKMTEDKFVFMPNDPTSSARFDVEFRFIKGHKFSKGGSNKPALLNLTQDSEKGGGYIFEFENYPDREVCREFVGKALAKFSEASKAGSEQSAVKLFDEQLSTIEMERRIKLLREDSELQKLHKQFVLSGVLTEAEFWATRKKLLDGNTSRTSKQRVGFKSAMISDLKPLTDGRTNRVTFNLTPEIIHQIFAEKPAVHQAFLNFVPNKMTEKDFWNKYCRAEYLHCTRNTVAAAAEAAEDEELAVFLKHDDILANEARRKIRRVDPTLDMEADQGDDYMHLPDHGIFRDGSKEIIDPQYEQYRRTLSQDLNRHAAVVLEGRPIDVELEDTRTVAEALAKSKRVEAANEKSDGSVTRERLERISRMTEIEDLQAPRDLPFAALCIKDPRDYFDSQQANALKTLGDTLAGSKQIKCSLSTQEAYGSLRGFISEIKSVGLSDPIVKPDIALKVLNGLTQNISSTKFHLGKNPQESVLDRLPIITKEELLHHWTSIQELLRHFWSSYPITTTYLYTKASRLKDAMSQIYPKLQEIKESVQSDFRHQVSLLVQPMLQLV, encoded by the exons ATGTCTGGCGAGGTCCTGAAGCGTGCTAGGTACAAGACGTCAGTCAAGGACTCTGGAGTTGCGGGTGTTctgaaaatg ACTGAGGACAAATTTGTATTCATGCCTAATGACCCCACATCATCTGCAAGGTTCGATGTTGAGTTTCGGTTCATTAAAG GTCACAAATTTAGCAAGGGGGGATCAAATAAACCTGCATTGCTTAATCTCACACAAGATTCCGAAAAG GGTGGAGGTTACATTTTTGAGTTTGAAAACTATCCAGACCGTGAAGTTTGCCGAGAATTTGTGGGTAA AGCCCTTGCAAAATTCAGTGAGGCTTCAAAAGCTGGTTCTGAACAATCTGCGGTTAAACTTTTTGATGAGCAACTTAGTACCATAGAAATGGAGCGCCGGATAAAGCTACTGCGAGAGGATAG TGAGTTGCAGAAACTTCATAAGCAATTTGTACTCAGTGGTGTCTTGACAGAAGCTGAATTTTGGGCAACTAGGAAG AAATTGCTGGATGGGAATACTAGTAGAACTTCAAAACAACGTGTGGGATTCAAAAGTGCCATGATATCGGATCTTAAACCATTGACTGATGGTCGG ACAAACAGAGTTACATTTAACTTGACACCAGAAATAATTCATCAG atttttgcTGAGAAACCAGCTGTTCATCAGgcatttttgaattttgttccCAATAAG ATGACAGAAAAGGACTTCTGGAACAAATATTGTAGAGCCGAATACCTTCATTGTACGAGAAACACAGTTGCTGCTGCAGCAGAGGCTGCTGAAGATGAGGAACTTGCTGTTTTCTTGAAGCATGATGATATATTGGCCAATGAAGCTCGGCGGAAG ATCAGACGGGTTGATCCAACTTTGGACATGGAGGCTGACCAGGGGGATGATTATATGCATCTTCCG GATCATGGTATCTTTCGTGATGGTAGCAAGGAAATTATTGACCCACAATATGAGCAATATAGAAGGACTCTTTCACAAGACCTTAATCGGCATGCTGCAGTTGTTCTTGAAGGAAGACCTATAG ATGTGGAGTTGGAAGACACAAGAACTGTAGCAGAGGCTCTTGCCAAGTCGAAACGGG TTGAGGCAGCTAATGAAAAATCTGATGGGAGTGTAACCCGGGAAAGATTAGAAAGGATTTCTCGGATGACTGAGATTGAGGATCTTCAGGCACCTCGTGACCTTCCATTTGCAGCACTTTGCATTAAG GATCCTCGTGACTATTTTGATTCCCAACAAGCGAATGCATTAAAAACTTTGGGAGACACCCTAGCCGGATCAAAGCAAATAAAATGCAGCCTGAGCACCCAGGAAGCATatggttctttgagaggatttATTTCTGAGATCAAATCTGTAGGATTAAGTGATCCCATAGTTAAACCTGATATTGCTCTTAAG GTTCTTAATGGGTTGACCCAGAATATCTCAAGTACCAAGTTCCATCTTGGGAAGAATCCTCAAGAAAGCGTTCTGGATAGATTGCCAATCATTACTAAAGAGGAATTGCTACAT CATTGGACCTCAATTCAAGAATTACTGAGACATTTCTGGTCGTCATATCCAATTACAACTACATATCTTTATACTAAG GCAAGCAGGCTAAAAGATGCCATGTCTCAAATTTATCCAAAGCTACAG GAGATAAAGGAATCTGTGCAGTCTGATTTTAGGCATCAAGTTTCCCTCCTTGTTCAACCAATGCTTCAG TTGGTCTGA
- the LOC100249755 gene encoding general transcription and DNA repair factor IIH subunit TFB1-1 isoform X2, producing the protein MSGEVLKRARYKTSVKDSGVAGVLKMTEDKFVFMPNDPTSSARFDVEFRFIKGHKFSKGGSNKPALLNLTQDSEKGGGYIFEFENYPDREVCREFVGRALAKFSEASKAGSEQSAVKLFDEQLSTIEMERRIKLLREDSELQKLHKQFVLSGVLTEAEFWATRKKLLDGNTSRTSKQRVGFKSAMISDLKPLTDGRTNRVTFNLTPEIIHQIFAEKPAVHQAFLNFVPNKMTEKDFWNKYCRAEYLHCTRNTVAAAAEAAEDEELAVFLKHDDILANEARRKIRRVDPTLDMEADQGDDYMHLPDHGIFRDGSKEIIDPQYEQYRRTLSQDLNRHAAVVLEGRPIDVELEDTRTVAEALAKSKRVEAANEKSDGSVTRERLERISRMTEIEDLQAPRDLPFAALCIKDPRDYFDSQQANALKTLGDTLAGSKQIKCSLSTQEAYGSLRGFISEIKSVGLSDPIVKPDIALKVLNGLTQNISSTKFHLGKNPQESVLDRLPIITKEELLHHWTSIQELLRHFWSSYPITTTYLYTKASRLKDAMSQIYPKLQEIKESVQSDFRHQVSLLVQPMLQALDAAFAHYDADQQKRSARSGERPNGFV; encoded by the exons ATGTCTGGCGAGGTCCTGAAGCGTGCTAGGTACAAGACGTCAGTCAAGGACTCTGGAGTTGCGGGTGTTctgaaaatg ACTGAGGACAAATTTGTATTCATGCCTAATGACCCCACATCATCTGCAAGGTTCGATGTTGAGTTTCGGTTCATTAAAG GTCACAAATTTAGCAAGGGGGGATCAAATAAACCTGCATTGCTTAATCTCACACAAGATTCCGAAAAG GGTGGAGGTTACATTTTTGAGTTTGAAAACTATCCAGACCGTGAAGTTTGCCGAGAATTTGTGG GCAGAGCCCTTGCAAAATTCAGTGAGGCTTCAAAAGCTGGTTCTGAACAATCTGCGGTTAAACTTTTTGATGAGCAACTTAGTACCATAGAAATGGAGCGCCGGATAAAGCTACTGCGAGAGGATAG TGAGTTGCAGAAACTTCATAAGCAATTTGTACTCAGTGGTGTCTTGACAGAAGCTGAATTTTGGGCAACTAGGAAG AAATTGCTGGATGGGAATACTAGTAGAACTTCAAAACAACGTGTGGGATTCAAAAGTGCCATGATATCGGATCTTAAACCATTGACTGATGGTCGG ACAAACAGAGTTACATTTAACTTGACACCAGAAATAATTCATCAG atttttgcTGAGAAACCAGCTGTTCATCAGgcatttttgaattttgttccCAATAAG ATGACAGAAAAGGACTTCTGGAACAAATATTGTAGAGCCGAATACCTTCATTGTACGAGAAACACAGTTGCTGCTGCAGCAGAGGCTGCTGAAGATGAGGAACTTGCTGTTTTCTTGAAGCATGATGATATATTGGCCAATGAAGCTCGGCGGAAG ATCAGACGGGTTGATCCAACTTTGGACATGGAGGCTGACCAGGGGGATGATTATATGCATCTTCCG GATCATGGTATCTTTCGTGATGGTAGCAAGGAAATTATTGACCCACAATATGAGCAATATAGAAGGACTCTTTCACAAGACCTTAATCGGCATGCTGCAGTTGTTCTTGAAGGAAGACCTATAG ATGTGGAGTTGGAAGACACAAGAACTGTAGCAGAGGCTCTTGCCAAGTCGAAACGGG TTGAGGCAGCTAATGAAAAATCTGATGGGAGTGTAACCCGGGAAAGATTAGAAAGGATTTCTCGGATGACTGAGATTGAGGATCTTCAGGCACCTCGTGACCTTCCATTTGCAGCACTTTGCATTAAG GATCCTCGTGACTATTTTGATTCCCAACAAGCGAATGCATTAAAAACTTTGGGAGACACCCTAGCCGGATCAAAGCAAATAAAATGCAGCCTGAGCACCCAGGAAGCATatggttctttgagaggatttATTTCTGAGATCAAATCTGTAGGATTAAGTGATCCCATAGTTAAACCTGATATTGCTCTTAAG GTTCTTAATGGGTTGACCCAGAATATCTCAAGTACCAAGTTCCATCTTGGGAAGAATCCTCAAGAAAGCGTTCTGGATAGATTGCCAATCATTACTAAAGAGGAATTGCTACAT CATTGGACCTCAATTCAAGAATTACTGAGACATTTCTGGTCGTCATATCCAATTACAACTACATATCTTTATACTAAG GCAAGCAGGCTAAAAGATGCCATGTCTCAAATTTATCCAAAGCTACAG GAGATAAAGGAATCTGTGCAGTCTGATTTTAGGCATCAAGTTTCCCTCCTTGTTCAACCAATGCTTCAG GCTCTAGATGCTGCTTTTGCACATTATGATGCAGACCAACAGAAGAGATCAGCGCGAAGTGGAGAAAGACCCAATGGATTTGTCTAG